The following are from one region of the Pygocentrus nattereri isolate fPygNat1 chromosome 20, fPygNat1.pri, whole genome shotgun sequence genome:
- the LOC108414192 gene encoding zinc finger protein 239-like: protein MNDVLICASVNTSGHSTKRNVKLAKQVIYMNMESRGCFSTQQTSSGTLHMNTSHRQTQKRSKEKTHYCLECGKSFIQQSHLKIHQRFHTGERPYHCSVCGKNFTVQSHLQQHHRIHTGEKPYQCSECGKSFNRQSHLQEHQRIHAGEKPYQCFECGKSFNRQSHLQEHQRIHTGEKPYQCSECGKSFSHQSSLQQHQRIHTGEKPYHCSECGKSFNQQGHLQEHQRIHTGEKPYYCSECGKSFNRQSSFQEHQRIHTGEKPYYCSECGKSFRHSKTMTKHKCTKSMVEQGSNECNLNTFQE from the coding sequence atGAATGATGTCCTTATATGTGCTTCCGTAAACACATCAGGACATTCCACCAAGAGGAATGTTAAGCTGGCGAAACAGGTGATATATATGAATATGGAGTCCAGAGGATGTTTCAGTACTCAGCAAACGTCATCTGGTACCCTCCACATGAACACATCTCATAGGCAAACACAGAAACGCAGCAAGGAGAAAACTCACTATTGCttagagtgtggaaagagttttattCAACAGTCTCATCTTAAAATACACCAGCGCTTTCACACTGGAGAAAGGCCTTATCACTGCTCAGTTTGTGGAAAGAATTTTACCGTACAGAGTCATCTCCAACAACACCaccgcattcacacaggagagaagccgtatcagtgctcagagtgtgggaagagttttaatcgtCAGAGTCATCTCCAAGAACACCAGCGTATTCACGCAGGGGAGAAGCCGTATCAGTGCTtcgagtgtgggaagagttttaatcgtCAGAGTCATCTCCAagaacaccagcgcattcacacaggagagaagccatatcagtgctcagagtgtgggaagagttttagtcATCAGAGTTCTCTCCAACAACACcaacgcattcacacaggagagaagccgtatcactgctcagagtgtgggaagagttttaatcaacAGGGTCATCTCCAggaacaccagcgcattcacacaggagagaagccgtattactgctcagagtgtgggaagagttttaatcgaCAAAGTAGTTTTCAagaacaccagcgcattcacacaggagagaagccatattactgctcagagtgtgggaagagtttcagGCATTCAAAAACTATGACAAAACACAAGTGCACTAAGAGCATGGTGGAACAGGGCAGTAATGAGTGTAACCTTAACACATTCCAGGAGTAA
- the ficd gene encoding protein adenylyltransferase FICD, protein MTKENWTPRLMAALAVLRHASSSPLLWGWGPVLFVLLGSVLVLLLPLVGVEEQCCARLKGISLLHCQLWGNTPRPIGHSTSLTVPFTALELLPQKPKPSKETQLEAKAALQQALEMKKQGKREKAHKLLIHALNMNPDFVDALTELGSILEEEKDVVQADHLYSKALAISPCNQKALVSRDRTLPLVEEIDQRYFGIIDSKVRRLMSIPKGNSALRRIMEETYYHHIYHTVAIEGNTLTLSEIRHIIETRYAVPGKSLQEQNEAIGVDAAMKYINTTLLSRTGTITINDILEIHRRVLGYADPVEAGRFRTNQVFVGHHIPPHPSDLDRHMQELVQWLNSEEAVHLHPVEFAALAHYKLVYVHPFIDGNGRTSRLLMNLVLMQASYPPITIRKEQRAEYYAALDTANEGDVRPFIRFIAKCTEITLDTLLIATTEHAVGLPGASSQACLNCKRTIPAHN, encoded by the exons ATGACTAAAGAAAACTGGACACCTAGATTGATGGCAGCATTAGCAGTGTTGCGTCATGCTAGCAGTAGTCCTCTGCTATGGGGCTGGGGGCCTGTTCTTTTTGTTCTGCTGGGCTCAGTGTTGGTCcttctgctccctctagtggGGGTTGAGGAGCAATGCTGTGCCAGACTGAAGGGTATCTCCCTCTTGCACTGCCAGCTGTGGGGCAACACTCCACGCCCTATAGGCCACTCCACAAGCCTCACTGTGCCCTTCACAGCTCTTGAGCTCCTGCCTCAAAAGCCCAAGCCTAGCAAAG AGACACAGTTGGAGGCAAAGGCAGCTCTCCAGCAGGCCCTGGAGATGAAGAAACAAGGGAAAAGGGAGAAAGCCCACAAACTGCTCATCCACGCACTTAACATGAACCCTGACTTTGTGGATGCCCTAACAGAGTTGGGGAGCATTTTAGAAGAGGAGAAGGATGTGGTTCAGGCTGACCACCTGTACAGCAAAGCGCttgccatttcaccatgtaaccAGAAGGCGCTAGTGAGCCGGGACCGCACGCTCCCCCTGGTGGAGGAAATTGATCAGCGGTACTTTGGAATTATTGACAGTAAAGTACGACGTCTTATGTCCATCCCTAAAGGCAACTCGGCTCTGCGACGGATTATGGAAGAAACCTACTACCACCATATATATCACACTGTGGCCATCGAGGGGAACACGCTCACGCTGTCCGAGATTCGCCACATCATCGAGACGCGCTACGCTGTGCCGGGCAAGAGCCTGCAAGAGCAGAACGAGGCCATTGgtgtggatgcagcaatgaaGTACATCAACACCACGCTTCTGTCACGCACTGGCACCATCACTATTAACGACATCCTAGAGATCCACCGTCGCGTGCTAGGATATGCAGACCCGGTGGAAGCAGGCCGCTTCAGAACTAACCAGGTGTTTGTGGGACACCATATTCCGCCTCATCCAAGCGATCTGGACCGGCACATGCAGGAGCTGGTGCAGTGGTTGAACTCAGAGGAAGCGGTTCACCTTCACCCAGTGGAATTCGCAGCTCTGGCCCACTACAAGCTGGTCTATGTGCACCCGTTTATAGACGGGAACGGACGGACATCACGGCTGCTGATGAACCTGGTGTTGATGCAGGCCAGCTACCCTCCAATCACCATCCGAAAGGAGCAGAGAGCGGAGTATTATGCTGCCTTGGACACAGCAAATGAGGGTGATGTGAGGCCGTTTATACGCTTTATTGCGAAGTGCACAGAGATCACGCTGGACACGCTGCTCATAGCTACCACTGAGCATGCAGTCGGACTTCCCGGGGCAAGCAGTCAGGCCTGTCTGAACTGTAAGCGGACCATACCTGCTCATAACTGA
- the LOC108414184 gene encoding gastrula zinc finger protein XlCGF7.1 has protein sequence MASRSSSTQPTSSGTLHINTSHRQTQKGSEKRNHYCLECGKSFISHSHLQRHQRIHTGEKPYHCSECGKSFKHHSHLQRHQRIHTGEKPYHCSQCGKSFTVQSTLKTHMRIHTGEKPYYCSECGRSFNQQSSLHQHLRIHTGVRPHYCSECGKSFTLRSSLQQHQRIHTGEKPYQCSECGKSFTLQSNLNTHQRIHTGEKPYHCSECGKSFSLQSNLTTHQRIHTGEKPYYCSECGKSFTLQSTFQKHQRIHTGEKPYHCSVCGKSFNQQIHLQKHLRIHTGEKPYYCSACGKSFSQSNPMKMHKCTKSSD, from the coding sequence ATGGCATCCAGAAGCTCCAGTACCCAGCCAACATCATCTGGTAccctacacataaacacatctcacagacaaacacagaaagGAAGTGAGAAGAGAAATCACTACTGCTTAGaatgtggaaagagttttattAGTCATAGTCATCTCCAacgacaccagcgcattcacactggagagaaaccatatcactgctcagagtgtgggaagagttttaagcATCATAGTCATCTCCAACGACACcaacgcattcacacaggagagaagccgtatcactgctcacagtgtgggaagagttttactgtgcAGAGTACTCTCAAAACACATatgcgcattcacacaggagagaagccgtattactgctcagaaTGTGGAAGGAGTTTTAATCAACAGAGTTCTCTACATCAGCACCTGCGTATTCACACAGGAGTTAGACCgcattactgctcagagtgtgggaagagctttaCTCTAAGGAGTAGTCTTCAGCAACACCAGCGtattcacactggagagaagccgtatcagtgctcagagtgtgggaagagttttactcttCAGAGTAATCTCAacacacaccagcgcattcacactggagagaagccctatcactgctcagagtgtgggaagagtttttcTCTGCAAAGTAATCTCacaacacaccagcgcattcatacaggagagaagccgtattactgctcagagtgtgggaagagctttaCTCTGCAGAGTACTTTCCAAAAGcatcagcgcattcacacaggagagaagccgtatcactgctcagtgtgtgggaagagttttaatcaacAGATTCATCTCCAAAAACACctgcgcattcacacaggagagaagccgtattactgctcggcgtgtgggaagagtttcagtCAATCAAATCCCATGAAGATGCACAAGTGCACTAAAAGCAGTGATTGA